The Juglans regia cultivar Chandler chromosome 10, Walnut 2.0, whole genome shotgun sequence genome includes the window GTCCAGACATCTTCTTATAGACCAGGTGAAAGCAGTACGACCTCGCCCAACAACAATCCATCAAAAATCGCACCGCATCATGATCAAGAGAAAGgtacttatttattttagattttgtgaTGTCTtctttgagatttttaaaaaaaaaaaaaatgttatcctATGTTCTTTTAAGAttcttttgtaaataaaataaccatCTCACCTATAGATATTATCATGTGGACTCTTGAAAACCCATGTGTGCTGTCACCAGAGCATGAGGACGATGGAACCAAATCTCATCCCGACCCTTCAAGGACGATTGCGAATGATTACGAAGGCACAAAAGATGTAGGGGTGCCGTACCTTACATCTCAACCTGAAGGTAGAACcactctttttttctatttttaaagatTTAGAGAACATGTTTCTCAATGGGAAAGTATCCTGTTTGGTTCTCTAGTGAAAAAACAATTGTAATGTCTCTCGCCAAGGGAGAAAGAaacatgtgaaattatattGGTTTTAAGTTGGTTTGAACGCAATGTTCAGGAGGCTGCTCCCCCTGCTGCTCTTCCTGCTCAGTATTATAATTCAAGATCTGCAGATCCAGTGCAGAAGGCAATGTCATTAAGTCGTGATGCTTTAGGGAACATATAACGTAAAGAGCAGAGTGCAGACCCGGAGGCATGTAAGACCTCCCCGAGTCGGTTTGTGCTGCATATTTCTTGGTTTCACCAGTAGGGGAAGTTTATATGAGGGGTGCTTGTTTCTGTAATTCATCTGGATATATAGCTGAATGTTTCAGTTTGTAAAACTCTGCCTCTGCTTCTTTCAATTCAAtgtttctctttgaaaaaatatttgtaagttgATACACTCCCAGATCGTGCAAAGTTGTACTAGTAGTAAGCATAACTTGGGTAAGATGTAAATTCAATGTAAGGAAACTGTCACAGTAAATTATTAACAATTCACTCGAACAATGAAGATTAACTATATGggaaagaaatagagaagattCAGATATGTTTTGTGAAGATCAGTGAAGGCAGCAAACGAAACATGTTTGAAAGCTTTTATGCTAGAAAAGGTCACAGTAATGCTCTGCTATTGTTCTTTCGTGAGCGAAAGATGAAGAAGTAGAGGATCCCACTGGCAGACATATGGCAATTAGCTTATAGAACTAAAAACAGTTCCTCGTGATTGAGCATCAACAATTAGATCAAGGATGGAATTAAAGAGTAAAGGAAAGATATCTACAACACATGAGGTGCAGTTTTGAGGCCGCATTGAAAGAGCATTTGAGGTTTCAATGAACTAATTTCCCAGATTCAAAAGCCTTGCACATATACCTAAATGGTGGTTTATGCAATCATATGATGTGAGTTCAAAAATATGCCGCAGCCTACAGTAACATGAAATAGACAAGGATAAACAAATCAACCTATTTGGAAGACTAGAGAAAAATGCTTATCATTAtacatttcttttttcataattcAGTGCAGAAGGTCCATTCATAACTTAACAGTAATTGATATAAtcgttttacttataaaaaaagtaattgataatataatcctttttttttaattcttagatATAATCTATTTTACTCCCACTTCAGTTGTTTTACATGTACTTTCACATCTCTGCGGCAAAGGATTTACCACAGCCACAAGTTTGTGTAGCATTTGGGTTCTTAAAGGAGAAGCCTCCGCCGATCAGAGCATCACTGTAGTCTAACTGCATCCCAAATACGAAAAGAAGGCTCTTTGGATCACAAACTgccaaaacaaaaggaaaaaggaaattacCCATCTaaagtaaaaatttcaaaaaagatTAATATGTGGGACCATGTCACAAAATCTAGTACATGAAGAGGCATTCCGGTGTTTGAAATGTGCAGACAGTTTGATATTTGTATAGCCTGGTATCAATTAATCTTGCCATGTCAGAACACTTTTAAACTTACGAACAAAAGAGTTGTCCCCCAACCACCACATATGTCGAGGTGTATCCAAGTTCCTCAACATGAAAAGATGCAATAACTTCTAAAATTCAGGGTAAAGCAAGATGATCATATTATGatgataatatagtaatactaaagAAATAATTAAGAGATCAATTTAGTGCCAAAGTGTTGGAACCCCCTATAATTCATTGTTATTAATTACGGCACATTCTTAAACCCCCCTCCCCCTTTTTCCCCCCATAACCAAGTTTGCTGATATTCACAAGAAACTATATAAGGACACTTAAACTAGTCCTACTCAGGTGTCTCTCTGGTATATCTTGTGTCTCTCTGACTTATGGTATACATCATGATACAAACTGTAGAGCATACAATGACTTATGATATACATCCTCACATCAAATGAGAGTATATAGGCGTACCAATCACAAAACCATTATATTCAATGATGGAATCGTCCGGTCGCTTATTTGCTCTATTTTCGAATTCCATTGTATAAGACATGCCGGAGCATCCACCCTGCTTAACACCAATTCTTAAGCACAAATCTTCATTACGATCAGACCTCATCTTATTCAAGTGCTTCAGTGCATTATCAGTGAGCGAAATCGCAGGTGTGGTGCCCTCAGATGTAGGAGCAGCTGAAATGTGGAAGGTACTTAATATGATTATAATCATACACAGCTAGAAatctaaacaaaaattatattaacaataataatacttcttacttatcaaaaaacaacaataatgataacaatcatGAAAGCAGTGCTGTATGCGACaaactaattacaaattttaaataaagatcGATTCAGCATATATTCTCAATCCATTTAACTGCAATTGCTAAATATCTATTTCAGTTTCAAGCAAAGGAATCTCAAATACGAGCTTGACGACTCACAATTCTCCATATTTAAAtccagatttttttaataaacagaAATTAATAATCAGCCAGAAAAGCACAGCATACCGTATAattcacaataaaatataactaatcACATATTAATTTCGATTTAACttcagaaagaaaatataaacgAAGGAATTGAAAAATAGATCATTGAAAGTATATACCAAATGGTAAAGGAAAAAGGAGTACCTGAAACCGAAACTGCTCGAATCGATAAGGGTTTGCGACCGTTTAGTTTTGACTGTGAAAACCTAAAAGAAACTGAGTTTTGAGGTGAAGAACTTGATGGGGGGTTCTGGggtagaggaagaaaaaaggggCAACGGGTAGAAATTGCAGAGAACGCCATTGGAGAGAAGgggaatgttttt containing:
- the LOC108989112 gene encoding iron-sulfur assembly protein IscA, chloroplastic-like, with amino-acid sequence MAFSAISTRCPFFLPLPQNPPSSSSPQNSVSFRFSQSKLNGRKPLSIRAVSVSAAPTSEGTTPAISLTDNALKHLNKMRSDRNEDLCLRIGVKQGGCSGMSYTMEFENRANKRPDDSIIEYNGFVIVCDPKSLLFVFGMQLDYSDALIGGGFSFKNPNATQTCGCGKSFAAEM